From the Manis javanica isolate MJ-LG chromosome 11, MJ_LKY, whole genome shotgun sequence genome, one window contains:
- the LOC108402229 gene encoding uncharacterized protein, with protein sequence MNEAVLLLCCVLLPPVTGFPGNVQEAALTLQPSFAETGCPPNALPNQIPLWDPKTFQDLLHTVPSLAPLPEHLSSIALGVFLEEVGCPTEAHALQLQLVRMGGKDAAETLICESKKHNKEEGIGSTKVVLGGHMGELRQPQCSVTVPEACRAEHRWALYELAELMFEFAEKLPSTKLVEEFKTSAINVTQKCTDESWEHLEAVGKHLVNGPEIDNLITSMEDELHFVKHITTILTRLILELIQKYFQTYFE encoded by the coding sequence ATGAACGAGGCTGTGCTGCTCCTTTGCTGTGTCTTGCTGCCCCCAGTCACTGGGTTTCCAGGAAATGTACAGGAAGCAGCCCTGACCTTGCAGCCATCTTTCGCAGAAACTGGGTGCCCACCGAATGCACTCCCCAATCAGATCCCTCTCTGGGATCCCAAGACCTTCCAGGATCTCTTGCACACAGTGCCCTCCTTAGCCCCTCTGCCTGAGCACCTATCCAGCATAGCTCTGGGGGTGTTCCTGGAGGAGGTTGGCTGCCCAACGGAGGCCCATGCTCTGCAGCTTCAGCTTGTTAGGATGGGAGGAAAGGACGCTGCTGAAACCCTCATCTGTGAGAGTAAAAAGCACAACAAGGAGGAAGGGATTGGCAGTACTAAGGTAGTCCTGGGGGGACACATGGGGGAGCTTAGGCAGCCCCAGTGCTCAGTTACTGTCCCTGAGGCATGTAGGGCTGAACATAGGTGGGCGCTTTATGAGTTAGCAGAGCTGATGTTTGAATTTGCTGAGAAGCTCCCTTCCACCAAGTTGGTAGAAGAGTTCAAGACTTCTGCCATCAACGTCACCCAGAAGTGCACGGACGAGTCTTGGGAGCATTTGGAAGCAGTGGGCAAACACCTGGTGAATGGCCCTGAAATTGACAACCTCATAACGTCTATGGAAGATGAGCTACACTTTGTCAAGCATATCACAACCATTCTGACACGCCTTATACTGGAACTGATACAGAAATATTTCCAGACTTACTTTGAATAG